Proteins encoded in a region of the Vibrio ponticus genome:
- a CDS encoding type B 50S ribosomal protein L31, with amino-acid sequence MQEGIHPEYRKVVFHDTSVDKYFIIGSTLKTDRTIEWQDGKTYPYFTLDVSSESHPFYTGKQRVMQKQGRVSNFNRRYSRFKESK; translated from the coding sequence ATGCAAGAAGGAATTCATCCTGAATACCGCAAAGTGGTGTTCCATGATACCAGTGTCGATAAGTATTTTATTATTGGTTCGACACTAAAAACTGACCGCACAATTGAGTGGCAAGATGGCAAGACTTATCCATATTTCACTTTAGATGTATCGTCTGAATCGCATCCGTTTTACACCGGTAAGCAACGCGTGATGCAAAAACAGGGTCGAGTATCGAACTTTAACCGTCGCTACAGCCGTTTTAAGGAGTCAAAATGA
- the lpcA gene encoding D-sedoheptulose 7-phosphate isomerase — MYQDLIKSELTEAADVLNKFLSDDHNIAQIEAAAKLIADSFKQGGKVLSCGNGGSHCDAMHFAEELTGRYRENRPGYPGIAISDPSHLSCVSNDFGYDFVFSRYVEAVGAKGDVLFGLSTSGNSGNILNAIEAAKAKGMKTIALTGKDGGKMAGCADIEIRVPHFGYADRIQEIHIKIIHIVIQLIEKEMEK; from the coding sequence ATGTACCAGGATTTGATTAAAAGCGAGCTGACAGAAGCCGCTGACGTACTGAACAAGTTCCTAAGTGATGATCACAATATTGCTCAGATTGAAGCTGCGGCAAAGCTGATCGCTGATTCGTTCAAGCAAGGTGGTAAAGTGCTATCTTGTGGTAATGGTGGCTCGCACTGCGACGCAATGCACTTTGCCGAAGAGTTAACTGGCCGTTACCGTGAAAACCGCCCTGGTTACCCAGGTATCGCGATTTCTGATCCAAGCCACTTGTCTTGTGTAAGTAACGACTTCGGTTACGACTTTGTTTTCTCTCGTTATGTAGAAGCGGTCGGAGCAAAAGGCGACGTATTGTTTGGTCTGTCGACATCAGGTAACTCTGGCAATATTCTCAATGCGATTGAAGCGGCAAAAGCGAAAGGAATGAAAACCATCGCGCTAACAGGTAAAGATGGTGGCAAGATGGCAGGTTGTGCGGATATTGAGATCCGTGTGCCGCATTTTGGCTATGCAGACCGCATTCAAGAGATCCACATCAAGATCATTCATATCGTGATCCAATTGATTGAGAAGGAAATGGAGAAGTAA
- a CDS encoding MetQ/NlpA family lipoprotein, with protein sequence MKFGFKSLVAIVAAASALVLTGCGEKEVDNSKIKVGVMAGAEEQVAEVAAKVAKEKFGLEVELITFSDYVTPNAALDDGSIDINAFQHKPYLDQQIADRGYKLAIAGNTFVYPIAGYSKQIKAVDEIQDGDRIAVPNDPTNLGRSLLLLEQQGLIKLRDGVGLLATVRDIVENPKNLTIVELDAAQLPRSLDDVVLSVINNTYAASVDLTPQRDGIFVEDKESPYVNLIVAREDNAQAENVVNFVKAYQSEEVYSAASEIFKGGVVKGW encoded by the coding sequence ATGAAATTTGGTTTTAAATCTTTAGTTGCTATCGTGGCAGCAGCATCCGCACTTGTGCTAACGGGTTGTGGCGAGAAGGAAGTCGACAACAGCAAGATTAAAGTGGGTGTAATGGCTGGTGCTGAAGAGCAAGTTGCTGAAGTTGCTGCTAAAGTTGCAAAAGAAAAATTTGGTCTTGAAGTAGAGCTAATCACTTTCTCTGACTATGTAACGCCGAACGCAGCATTGGATGATGGCTCAATTGACATCAACGCATTCCAACATAAGCCATACCTAGATCAGCAAATTGCTGACCGTGGCTACAAGCTAGCGATTGCAGGCAATACTTTTGTTTACCCAATCGCAGGCTACTCAAAGCAAATCAAAGCAGTTGACGAGATCCAAGATGGCGATCGTATCGCCGTACCAAATGACCCAACGAACCTAGGTCGCTCTCTACTACTTCTAGAGCAACAAGGTCTGATCAAGCTACGTGATGGTGTTGGTCTACTGGCAACAGTACGTGACATCGTTGAAAACCCGAAAAACCTAACTATCGTTGAACTAGACGCAGCACAACTACCACGCTCTCTAGATGACGTCGTGCTTTCAGTGATTAACAATACTTATGCAGCGTCTGTTGATCTTACTCCACAACGTGATGGCATCTTCGTGGAAGACAAAGAGTCTCCATACGTAAACCTAATCGTTGCTCGTGAAGATAACGCTCAAGCAGAAAACGTAGTTAATTTCGTGAAAGCGTACCAATCAGAAGAAGTGTACTCAGCAGCATCTGAAATTTTCAAAGGTGGCGTAGTTAAAGGTTGGTAA
- the ykgO gene encoding type B 50S ribosomal protein L36: MKVVKSLKSAKSRHPDCQIVKRRGRLYVICKTNPRFKAVQK, from the coding sequence ATGAAAGTCGTAAAGTCACTCAAAAGTGCAAAGAGTCGTCATCCAGATTGCCAAATTGTTAAGCGTCGCGGGCGGTTATACGTCATTTGCAAAACCAATCCACGCTTTAAAGCGGTACAAAAATAG
- a CDS encoding AbgT family transporter, which translates to MSSSDSIRQHSPKKTLFTRFLDTVEYLGNLLPHPITLFAIFCVAILVTSGIAGYFDVSVVDPRPEGAKGRAADGMIHVVSLLNAEGLQLIVTNLVKNFVGFAPLGTVLVAMLGVAIAEHSGLLSAAMRGLVMGASKRMVTVTVVFAGIISNTASELGYVVLIPLAAMLFHSLGRHPLAGLAAAFAGVSGGYSANLLIGTVDPLLSGITETAAQMIDPTYTVGPEVNWYFMFVSTFFIAITGAFVTEKIVEPKLGKYNDEEAAEDLSQDSMGKLTDIEKKGLKLAGLAVLLVSALLAWTIVPADGVLRSDAGTVAGSPFLKSIVAFIFVFFAIPGFVYGKVVGTMKTDRDVIDAMAKSMSSMGMYIVLVFFAAQFVAFFKWTNFGQVFAVAGAGFLQEIGLTGPMLFFAFILMCGFINLMIGSASAQWAVTAPIFVPMLMLVGYAPETIQAAYRIGDSTTNIITPMMSYFGLILAVATRYVKNLGIGTLIATMLPYSICFMVGWSLLFYIWVFVLGLPVGPGAATYYTP; encoded by the coding sequence ATGAGTTCATCTGATTCAATAAGACAACACTCGCCGAAGAAAACTCTTTTTACACGCTTTTTAGATACGGTTGAGTATTTGGGGAATCTATTACCTCACCCAATCACTTTATTTGCTATTTTCTGTGTCGCGATTCTCGTGACATCCGGTATTGCGGGCTATTTCGACGTGTCAGTGGTTGATCCACGACCAGAGGGGGCAAAAGGTCGAGCTGCTGATGGCATGATTCATGTTGTAAGCTTACTCAATGCAGAAGGTCTGCAACTGATCGTCACTAACCTAGTGAAAAACTTTGTTGGCTTTGCACCATTAGGTACGGTACTGGTAGCGATGTTGGGTGTGGCAATTGCCGAGCATTCAGGGCTACTTTCTGCAGCGATGCGTGGTCTTGTAATGGGCGCATCTAAGCGCATGGTGACCGTCACCGTGGTGTTTGCTGGTATTATTTCCAACACCGCTTCTGAGTTAGGCTATGTTGTTCTTATCCCTCTTGCTGCGATGCTCTTCCACTCACTAGGGCGCCACCCACTTGCTGGTTTGGCTGCTGCTTTTGCGGGTGTATCCGGCGGTTACTCTGCCAACCTACTGATTGGTACCGTTGACCCCTTATTGTCTGGTATTACCGAGACAGCGGCGCAGATGATTGACCCAACATATACCGTTGGACCAGAAGTTAACTGGTACTTCATGTTTGTTTCTACCTTCTTTATCGCGATTACCGGTGCTTTCGTTACTGAGAAGATTGTTGAGCCTAAGCTAGGTAAATATAACGATGAAGAAGCGGCGGAAGATCTGTCACAAGACTCAATGGGTAAGCTAACCGACATTGAGAAAAAAGGTCTTAAGCTTGCGGGTTTAGCGGTATTGCTGGTATCGGCATTACTAGCGTGGACGATCGTTCCAGCTGACGGCGTATTACGTTCTGATGCAGGCACGGTGGCGGGCTCACCATTTTTGAAGAGTATTGTTGCCTTTATCTTTGTCTTCTTCGCCATTCCTGGTTTTGTCTACGGCAAAGTGGTTGGCACGATGAAAACTGACCGAGACGTGATCGATGCAATGGCAAAATCGATGTCTTCAATGGGTATGTATATTGTACTGGTATTCTTTGCGGCGCAATTTGTTGCTTTCTTTAAGTGGACCAACTTTGGTCAGGTGTTTGCGGTTGCCGGTGCTGGTTTCTTGCAAGAGATTGGCTTGACTGGACCAATGCTGTTCTTCGCCTTCATCTTGATGTGTGGCTTTATCAACCTAATGATTGGCTCAGCGTCAGCCCAGTGGGCGGTAACCGCACCGATTTTTGTGCCGATGTTAATGTTGGTTGGTTATGCGCCAGAGACAATTCAAGCGGCTTACCGTATTGGTGATTCCACCACTAACATTATTACGCCAATGATGAGTTACTTTGGTCTGATTTTAGCGGTAGCAACGCGTTACGTGAAGAATCTTGGCATTGGTACGTTGATCGCGACTATGCTGCCTTACTCAATCTGCTTTATGGTGGGCTGGAGTTTACTATTCTACATTTGGGTATTCGTATTGGGTCTTCCAGTTGGTCCAGGTGCAGCGACGTATTACACGCCATAG
- the tsaA gene encoding tRNA (N6-threonylcarbamoyladenosine(37)-N6)-methyltransferase TrmO has protein sequence MYNVEPIGFVQSPYKEKFAVPRQPRLVPAATARIKLQGDVNCAEAVRGIEQFSHVWLLFLFDQNLAAGWKPTVRPPRLGGNERIGVLASRSTFRPNGIGMSAVELKGVSQQGDQFYLELGSVDLVDGTPIVDIKPYIPYTDAIIDANGGYAEEEPEKTPVCFLPAAVESLAKQANSQQIRQVIEQVLAQDPRPAYKKNKPDNKEYAVNLFNLNVKFTVNDNLVSVTAIEHF, from the coding sequence GTGTATAACGTTGAGCCGATTGGTTTTGTCCAAAGTCCATATAAAGAAAAGTTTGCCGTGCCAAGACAACCTCGCTTGGTCCCGGCAGCCACTGCCCGAATCAAGTTGCAAGGTGACGTCAACTGCGCAGAAGCGGTGCGCGGCATCGAACAGTTTAGTCATGTCTGGTTACTGTTCCTGTTTGATCAGAACCTAGCCGCTGGATGGAAACCTACCGTACGCCCCCCTCGCTTAGGAGGCAATGAACGAATTGGTGTACTGGCGTCTCGTTCGACCTTTCGCCCCAATGGTATCGGCATGTCTGCTGTAGAGTTGAAAGGTGTTAGCCAGCAAGGCGATCAGTTCTACCTCGAACTGGGCAGCGTGGATTTGGTTGATGGCACGCCAATTGTGGATATCAAACCTTATATTCCTTATACCGATGCCATCATCGATGCTAATGGCGGGTATGCCGAAGAGGAACCAGAAAAAACACCAGTCTGTTTTCTGCCTGCAGCAGTTGAAAGCTTAGCTAAACAAGCCAATAGCCAGCAAATTCGCCAAGTGATTGAGCAAGTTCTCGCCCAAGATCCACGTCCTGCGTATAAGAAAAACAAGCCAGACAACAAAGAATATGCGGTTAATTTATTCAATTTGAACGTTAAATTCACCGTAAACGATAACTTAGTGTCTGTTACTGCGATTGAACACTTTTGA
- a CDS encoding class II glutamine amidotransferase: protein MCELLGMSANVPTDICFSFTGLMQRGGNTGPHRDGWGITFYEGKGFRTFKDPNPSCDSKIAELVQNYPIKSQAVISHIRQANRGGVNLENTHPFTRELWGRYWTFAHNGQLSDYQDLITGRFRPVGQTDSELSFCWLLKQLEERYPEPPQDMVGVFRFIAKCCDKLREKGVFNMLLSDGEYVMTYCTNHLYWITRRAPFGKASLIDEDVEINFQEETTPNDIVSVIATQPLTDNETWHRMKPGEFGIFHFGELIDGNEDALVDVAFAPKKVASQAPTEPLE, encoded by the coding sequence ATGTGTGAATTGCTCGGTATGAGCGCCAACGTTCCAACCGATATTTGTTTTAGTTTTACTGGCTTGATGCAGCGAGGTGGTAATACCGGTCCACATCGCGATGGTTGGGGTATTACCTTTTACGAGGGCAAAGGCTTTCGTACTTTCAAAGATCCCAACCCTAGCTGTGATTCTAAAATTGCAGAGCTCGTGCAAAACTATCCGATAAAAAGCCAAGCGGTGATCAGCCATATTCGCCAAGCCAATCGTGGTGGTGTGAATTTGGAAAATACTCACCCGTTCACTCGCGAGTTATGGGGACGCTACTGGACTTTTGCTCACAATGGACAGCTAAGTGATTATCAAGACCTCATCACCGGACGCTTTCGTCCAGTTGGTCAAACCGACAGTGAACTCTCTTTTTGTTGGCTGCTTAAGCAGTTAGAAGAGCGCTATCCAGAACCACCGCAAGACATGGTCGGGGTATTTCGTTTTATTGCTAAATGCTGCGATAAGTTACGTGAGAAAGGGGTATTTAATATGCTGCTTTCCGATGGCGAATACGTAATGACTTACTGTACCAATCATCTTTACTGGATCACTCGACGTGCACCTTTTGGCAAAGCTTCATTAATTGATGAAGATGTGGAAATTAATTTCCAAGAAGAAACCACACCGAATGATATCGTCTCGGTGATTGCAACGCAGCCGTTAACCGACAATGAAACGTGGCATCGAATGAAGCCCGGTGAGTTTGGTATTTTCCATTTCGGCGAGTTGATTGATGGCAATGAAGATGCGCTGGTGGATGTCGCTTTTGCACCGAAAAAGGTTGCCAGCCAAGCGCCGACAGAGCCGTTGGAGTAA
- a CDS encoding proline--tRNA ligase: MRTSNYLLSTLKETPNDAEVVSHQLMLRAGMIRKLASGLYTWLPTGLRVLRKVENIVRQEIDNAGAIETLMPVVQPFELWEETGRSEKMGPELLRFTDRHVRPFVLSPTAEEVITALVRNEVSSYKQLPMNLYQIQTKFRDERRPRFGVMRAREFCMMDAYSFDIDKAGLEKSYQAMHDAYCKAFDRMGLEYRPVLADSGAIGGNGSQEFHVLAESGEDLIAFSTESDYAANIEKAEAVAPAVERAEPTQEMTLVDTPNAKTIAELVEQFDLPIEKTVKTLFVKASDEIDAPIVALIIRGDHELNEIKAENLAEVAAPLEMATEEEMRELIGAGAGSLGPVGLELPFIVDRSVAVMSDFGAGANIDGKHYFGINWGRDVELGQVADLRNVVEGDPSPCGQGTLMLKRGIEVGHIFQLGNVYSEAMNCGVLDSNGKNVILEMGCYGIGVSRVVASAIEQNNDKYGIIWPDALAPFQVAIVPMNMHKSERVQEAAEKLYAELTAMGIEVLFDDRKERPGVMFSDMELIGIPHTIVIGDRSMDEGNFEYKNRRSGEKTAVAMADIVEHLKAQFA, from the coding sequence ATGCGTACCAGTAATTATCTTCTTTCTACTCTGAAGGAGACTCCAAACGACGCAGAAGTAGTGAGCCACCAGCTCATGCTACGTGCAGGTATGATCCGTAAGCTGGCTTCAGGTCTTTACACCTGGCTACCTACTGGTCTACGTGTATTGCGTAAAGTCGAAAACATCGTTCGTCAAGAAATCGACAATGCAGGTGCAATCGAAACTTTGATGCCCGTTGTTCAGCCGTTTGAACTATGGGAAGAGACAGGCCGCAGCGAAAAGATGGGTCCTGAACTACTTCGCTTTACTGACCGCCACGTTCGTCCGTTTGTACTAAGCCCAACAGCAGAAGAAGTGATCACTGCGCTTGTGCGTAATGAAGTTAGCTCGTACAAACAGCTTCCGATGAACCTGTACCAAATCCAAACTAAATTCCGTGATGAGCGTCGTCCTCGTTTTGGCGTAATGCGTGCACGTGAATTCTGCATGATGGATGCGTACAGCTTCGACATCGACAAAGCGGGTCTAGAGAAATCTTACCAAGCGATGCACGATGCTTACTGTAAAGCATTCGACCGTATGGGTCTTGAATACCGTCCAGTACTAGCAGACTCAGGCGCTATCGGTGGTAACGGCTCTCAAGAGTTCCACGTACTAGCAGAAAGTGGTGAAGACCTAATCGCCTTCTCTACTGAATCTGATTACGCGGCAAACATCGAGAAAGCAGAAGCGGTTGCTCCTGCAGTTGAGCGCGCAGAACCAACTCAAGAGATGACTCTAGTTGATACGCCAAACGCGAAAACTATTGCAGAACTTGTTGAGCAGTTCGATCTACCAATCGAAAAAACTGTTAAGACGCTATTCGTTAAAGCTTCTGATGAAATCGATGCACCAATCGTTGCACTGATCATCCGTGGCGACCACGAACTAAACGAAATCAAAGCTGAGAACCTAGCTGAAGTTGCCGCTCCTCTAGAGATGGCAACTGAAGAAGAGATGCGTGAGCTAATTGGCGCAGGCGCAGGTTCGCTAGGTCCTGTTGGTCTTGAGCTGCCATTTATCGTTGACCGCTCTGTTGCAGTAATGAGTGATTTCGGCGCGGGCGCAAACATCGACGGCAAACACTACTTCGGTATCAACTGGGGTCGTGACGTAGAGCTTGGTCAAGTTGCTGACCTACGTAACGTAGTGGAAGGCGATCCAAGCCCATGTGGTCAAGGTACACTGATGCTTAAGCGCGGTATCGAAGTGGGTCACATCTTCCAACTAGGTAATGTTTACTCTGAAGCGATGAACTGTGGTGTTCTAGATTCAAATGGTAAAAACGTTATCCTAGAAATGGGTTGTTACGGTATCGGTGTATCACGTGTTGTTGCTTCTGCTATTGAGCAAAACAACGACAAGTACGGCATCATTTGGCCAGACGCACTAGCGCCTTTCCAAGTAGCAATCGTACCAATGAACATGCACAAATCTGAGCGCGTTCAAGAAGCAGCAGAGAAGCTATACGCTGAACTGACTGCAATGGGTATCGAAGTACTATTCGATGACCGCAAAGAACGCCCAGGCGTAATGTTCTCTGATATGGAACTGATCGGTATCCCTCACACTATCGTGATTGGCGACCGCAGCATGGACGAAGGCAACTTCGAATACAAGAACCGTCGCAGCGGCGAGAAAACTGCAGTCGCGATGGCAGATATCGTTGAGCACCTAAAAGCACAATTCGCTTAA
- the fadE gene encoding acyl-CoA dehydrogenase FadE codes for MDILLSILGFATVLGVCLYHRTSLLISVAAMTATMVVLTLSGFTGTMAWVLFLTALAVLAVPSIRQSLISRKALTLFRKVLPAMSQTEKEALDAGTVWWEAELFKGKPDWNKLHAIKAPKLSAEEQAFLEGPVEEVCAMVSDYQVTHELADLPPEVWQYLKDHKFFAMIIKKQYGGLEFSAYAQSLVLQKLTGVSGVLSSTVGVPNSLGPGELLQHYGTKEQKDYYLPRLAQGKEIPCFALTSPEAGSDAGAIPDYGIVCYGDWQGEQVLGMRLTWNKRYITLAPVATVLGLAFKLRDPDGLLGEQKDLGITCALIPTHLKGVEIGNRHFPLNVPFQNGPTRANELFVPMDYIIGGEKMAGQGWRMLVECLSVGRGITLPSNSTGGIKTAALATGAYARIRRQFKQPIGHMEGVEEPLARLAGNAYVMDAASELTVAGIDLGEKPSVISAIVKYHCTHRGQASIIDAMDIVGGKGICMGPSNFLARGYQGAPIAVTVEGANILTRSMIIFGQGAIRCHPYVLNEMEAAYSEQSDALEKFDAALAGHVSFTISNLVRSFWLGLTDGRFSTSPVNDQTQRYYQQLNRYSANIALLSDISMAVLGGSLKRKERLSARLGDVLSQLYLGSATLKRFDIEGRNAQDLPLVHWGMQDSLYQTEQAIEGLLANFPNRAVATLLKFIVMPLGRTRKAPSDKLDSQVAQLLQTPSETRSRLGRNQYLTASEFNPAGRIEQALKVILEAEPVFDKVCQAQGKRKPFLMLDKIAAQGLELGVIEQHEAQLLIEAEKQRLYVINVDDFEPQELAAKPLQPMSMDEVA; via the coding sequence ATGGATATCTTGCTCTCTATACTTGGCTTTGCCACCGTACTCGGTGTTTGCCTTTACCATCGCACCTCTTTACTGATCTCTGTCGCCGCGATGACTGCGACAATGGTGGTGCTCACCTTGTCAGGCTTCACTGGCACAATGGCTTGGGTGCTCTTCTTAACCGCGCTTGCGGTGCTTGCCGTACCATCAATTCGCCAATCGCTGATTAGCCGCAAAGCACTCACGCTGTTTCGTAAAGTGCTGCCAGCCATGTCTCAAACCGAAAAAGAAGCCCTGGATGCGGGTACGGTTTGGTGGGAGGCTGAGCTATTTAAAGGCAAACCAGATTGGAACAAACTGCACGCAATCAAAGCGCCTAAGCTCAGTGCTGAAGAGCAAGCTTTCCTCGAAGGTCCGGTTGAAGAAGTGTGTGCCATGGTCAGTGACTACCAAGTGACCCACGAGTTAGCAGATCTCCCGCCTGAAGTGTGGCAGTACCTGAAAGATCATAAGTTTTTTGCCATGATCATCAAAAAACAGTATGGCGGATTAGAGTTCTCAGCCTACGCCCAGTCACTGGTATTGCAGAAGCTCACCGGTGTTTCCGGCGTGCTCTCCTCTACGGTTGGTGTACCTAACTCGCTTGGTCCTGGTGAACTGTTACAACACTACGGAACCAAAGAACAAAAAGACTACTACCTGCCACGTCTCGCACAGGGTAAAGAGATCCCATGTTTTGCCCTAACCAGCCCAGAAGCTGGGTCTGATGCCGGTGCAATACCAGATTACGGCATCGTCTGTTATGGCGACTGGCAAGGCGAACAAGTACTGGGGATGCGCCTAACGTGGAACAAACGCTATATCACGTTAGCCCCTGTTGCTACGGTCTTGGGACTGGCGTTTAAGCTACGCGATCCTGATGGTTTACTGGGTGAGCAGAAAGACTTAGGTATTACCTGTGCGCTTATCCCAACGCACCTCAAAGGGGTTGAGATCGGCAATCGTCACTTCCCACTTAACGTACCGTTCCAAAATGGTCCAACTCGAGCCAACGAGCTCTTTGTACCGATGGATTACATCATCGGCGGCGAGAAAATGGCCGGACAAGGGTGGCGTATGCTGGTTGAGTGTCTGTCTGTGGGTCGTGGCATTACCTTGCCATCCAATTCCACCGGCGGCATCAAAACCGCTGCGCTGGCAACGGGCGCTTACGCACGTATCCGCCGTCAATTTAAACAACCAATTGGTCATATGGAAGGCGTTGAGGAACCATTAGCACGCTTGGCCGGTAATGCGTATGTGATGGATGCGGCAAGTGAACTGACGGTCGCGGGTATTGATTTAGGTGAGAAACCATCTGTTATCTCAGCGATTGTGAAATACCATTGTACTCACCGTGGACAAGCCAGCATTATCGACGCGATGGATATCGTGGGTGGTAAAGGGATCTGTATGGGTCCATCCAACTTCTTAGCGCGCGGCTACCAAGGTGCACCCATAGCCGTGACGGTTGAAGGGGCAAACATTCTAACTCGTTCAATGATCATCTTTGGTCAAGGGGCGATTCGCTGCCACCCATATGTACTCAACGAAATGGAAGCCGCTTACTCTGAACAAAGTGATGCGTTAGAAAAGTTCGATGCAGCGCTTGCCGGTCATGTCAGCTTTACCATCAGTAACTTAGTACGCAGCTTCTGGCTTGGTTTAACTGACGGACGCTTCTCTACCTCTCCAGTTAACGATCAGACTCAACGTTACTATCAACAATTGAACCGCTACAGCGCCAATATCGCCCTATTGTCAGATATTTCGATGGCAGTGCTCGGTGGTTCATTAAAACGCAAAGAACGCCTTTCTGCGCGCCTTGGTGACGTATTAAGTCAACTATACCTAGGTTCGGCAACATTGAAGCGTTTCGATATTGAAGGGCGTAATGCGCAAGACTTACCGCTAGTGCACTGGGGGATGCAAGATAGCTTGTATCAAACTGAACAAGCGATTGAAGGACTGTTAGCTAACTTCCCAAATCGCGCGGTTGCGACACTACTAAAATTTATCGTGATGCCACTAGGACGTACCCGCAAAGCACCAAGTGATAAGCTCGATAGCCAAGTGGCACAACTGCTGCAAACTCCAAGTGAAACCCGCTCACGACTGGGTCGCAATCAATACCTCACTGCCAGTGAGTTTAACCCAGCGGGGCGTATTGAGCAGGCATTAAAGGTGATCTTAGAGGCAGAGCCTGTGTTTGATAAGGTGTGCCAAGCGCAAGGTAAACGCAAGCCATTCCTAATGCTAGATAAAATTGCCGCTCAAGGATTGGAGCTTGGTGTGATAGAGCAACATGAAGCCCAACTGTTAATCGAAGCGGAAAAACAGCGCTTATACGTGATTAATGTCGATGATTTTGAACCACAAGAGCTTGCAGCGAAACCACTACAACCAATGAGTATGGATGAAGTGGCGTAG